TGAAGTttatttcagctgttttttttttaaataaacttaagaaaacttcttaaggaaatgttccggaaatatgtttgggaatttcttcaggaaatccttcagaactccttcagattcctccaggaaatgtgttgatgcaaaaatatgaatttGCTGGGTCCATGGCGTTAGGCTATTAAGCTTAtcgaagcatattttggcagaataatttcaatatttacagcgccactagcgttctattactgctttactgtaaaaacaatcggaaaatgcttcggatatttttttaaattctttgggattttgtaggaattcattcagaagtaTATTGGAAAcctttagaaaacacctggagtttttccagatattttgcttttaagcaaggatgttatcgtaTCGATCATtaagtaatctgcgttcgatcatttagtagtttgtcaataactcatcccataggctaaatttcaaaatgtgttgtatggtcgacttttagtgcgaaggtttttctacaactctcttTAACAGGTTGATGTACGAATTCCACTGCTAAAGGAGTTCCGGTGCTATGTTACCTTTCCAATAGGTCACAATCCCTAAACTTGATTCTTTTATTATCGTTTAGTttccattttcctttttttgtaaataagtATGCTTTAATtctagaataaataaataaaactgtaaatatgtaaataaatcCTTATATTCCCTATCCTAAGATACCATTTACCCTAAAATTTAatgtaaataattaaaaaaataaaagattgaaaaaaaaaagaaaagaaaattgaattcaaaaaaTCCCATTTCACCACATTTATCCCCTTGGTATCGATCTGTCAAAAGTGTATCCCATCCTATATGTACATAACCATCATGGCGCGCGGTACCAACTGTGCACAGACAAAACCATCCCGGGAAATGTTCTCCTATACTTGGATTTTGCTGTGTCATCGAAGGCCTTATAAGCCTAAGCAGGATGAGGCCAAGGGCTCTTTTTGGTAACAAAATTCCGACAGTTTAAACCTTCCGTTGCTctcttcaagttttttttctgaatcctTTAGGAACAAAATTCCTAGCTGTTTCGCGAGTGAACTGCTAATTGGCAGAGATAGTGTCTCGGAAAAAAACTTGATGTCACCACCCATCATCGGAATTGCCGAGGGTGATCTAACGGCCTGTGATAGGTGGACCGTAAGTGATAGTGAAATCACCCAtccggtacaagaagaagagaACTGTGCGACGCCCCCCTTCAACCTCGGACGTTGCATCCTTGGACCCGACCCAATCGTCGACGTAGCCATCGGTGAGGAAGTGGACCGGTCGAAGCCAATAGTCCGAACATCCACCGACCGACTGGAAATCGCCACAACCTTTGAAGTCAGGTGAAAATTTTGTACATTCCCATAAACTCAGTGAACTCctgtaaatattaaataaacccAACCAGTGAACTTTGAATTGATATCTAGTGTTTAGCATACTTATTTCACGCGCAAATCCCTTTTCTCCATCATtcgttttattgaaattgaattcgcaTTGCAAGCTTGGGAAGTGAGTCCGCCCCAACGATTATCCCGGACAGACCCTGAGAGGGCTGAAGTGTAAATAGTTTagtaaattttcttgtattaaTATAGTTTTATTTTAGTGAATTTTTCCCAATTGAATTAGTTTTGTAGTTTTCTTAGTtttatcatttctttaaaatttcgttGAATTAGAATAGTTAAACGTAACAAAATGGCGCCCAACGTTTGTTTGTTTCAGTACACCCGTATGCCCTTTGGCTTGGTCAATAGTCCCGCCACCTTGGCTAGACTAATGGACCGAGTGCTGGGCCACGGTGTACTGGAACCGTTTGTCTTCGTTTACCTCGACGATATTGTCGTGGTAACGGAGACATTCGAGCATCACGTGCAGCTGCTGCGAGAAATTGCGCGCAGACTAAGAGAGCCAAACTTGTCAATCAATCTGGAAAAATCCCAGTTCGGCGTTCAGAATTACCATTCCTAGGGTATCTTCTTAGTACACAAGGCCTTCAGGCCAACCCAGAAAAACTCGGCCCATTATTGAATATGAGAGGCCAAATTCTATTACAAAACTAAGAAGATTCTTAGGAATGGTAAACTATTACCGCAGATTTATAGCTGATTTTAGCGAAATCACAGCGGCGCTCACAGATCTCCTTAAAACAAAAGCTAAAATCATCAAATGGACAGATGAGGCTGAAAAATCCTTCTGCAATATTA
The nucleotide sequence above comes from Armigeres subalbatus isolate Guangzhou_Male chromosome 3, GZ_Asu_2, whole genome shotgun sequence. Encoded proteins:
- the LOC134225602 gene encoding uncharacterized protein LOC134225602, producing the protein MYITIMARGTNCAQTKPSREMFSYTWILLCHRRPYKPKQDEAKGSFWNKIPSCFASELLIGRDSVSEKNLMSPPIIGIAEGDLTACDRWTVSDSEITHPVQEEENCATPPFNLGRCILGPDPIVDVAIGEEVDRSKPIVRTSTDRLEIATTFEVR